The Bacillaceae bacterium IKA-2 DNA window TAGAGCTAATCAGGATTTGGGCGGTCAAACAACCATCACAATTGGAACACCAATAATAACGTCTGAATATTAATATAATAGAAATTGATTGTCGGAGGGGAATAATTTGGAAAAAATAATTATTCAAGGAGGAAAACGATTAACTGGTACAGTGAAAGTTGCAGGCGCTAAAAACGCAGTGTTACCAGTAATCACCGCATCTATTTTAGCAAGTCACGGTAGGAGTCATATTTTTGATGTACCTGCTCTTGCAGATGTTTACACGATAAATCAAGTTTTAACGAACTTGAATATTGATGTAGTTTTTGAAAATGGAAAAATTGAAGTTGATGCAGATAAAATTTTGAAAACTGAAGCACCTTTTGAATTTGTAAGTAAAATGAGAGCATCGTTTTTAGTGATGGGACCATTATTGGCGAGGGCAGGTCGTGCTAGGATTGCTTTACCAGGTGGTTGTGCAATTGGCTCAAGACCAATTGATCAGCACTTAAAAGGCTTTGAAGCAATGGGTGCTGTTGTTGAAATTGGCAATGGTTTCATTGATGCTAAAGTCGACGGACGTCTTAAAGGAGCAAAAATTTATTTAGATTTCCCAAGCGTTGGTGCGACAGAGAATATTATGATGGCGGCTACCCTTGCTGTAGGAACAACAGTGATCGAAAATGCTGCAGAAGAACCTGAAATCGTCTGTTTAGCGAACTATTTAAATACAATGGGTGCGAAAGTTCGTGGAGCTGGTACAGGTACGCTTCGTATCGAAGGCGTAGAGCGTTTAATCGGAGCGAGCCATACAATTATTCCTGACCGAATTGAGGCTGGTACTTTTATGGTAGCGGCAGCTATTACAGGCGGGAACGTTCTAGTAGAAGGAGCTTTATCAGAACACCTTCGTCCTCTTATTGCAAAAATGGAAGAAATGGGCGTCACAATTATTGATGAAGAAAACGGTATTCGTGTGATTGGTCCAAAAAAATTAAAAGCAATTGATATTAAAACAATGCCACATCCAGGATTCCCGACAGATTTGCAGGCACAAATGATGTCCTTACTGTTAAGAGCAGAAGGCACAAGCATGATTACGGAAACAGTTTTTGAAAATCGCTTCATGCATGTCGAAGAATTACGCCGAATGAATGCTAATATCAAAATCGAAGGCAGAACAGCGATCATCACAGGACCAGTAAGACTTCAAGGAGCAGAAGTATCAGCTACAGATCTTCGCGCTGGAGCCGCAGTAATTATCGCCGGACTTGTTGCCGAAGGTCGCACAAGAGTCGACGAATTAAAGCATATCGACCGTGGTTACGTTGATTTCACCCAAAAATTAAAAAATCTCGGTGCCAACATCGAGCGAATTTATGAAATAGATCGATCGCAACTAGATAACCTCCAGGCTCCATCACCATTACAATTAAACAGAGTATTAGGTGGCTGACACCAAACTCAAATTGGTGCCTGACACCAAAAGAGAATGTTTGTGAAATTAAATAAAAATCGACTTTCGTGTGAGTATAGATGCACAAAGGTCGGTTTTTTTGATTCTAAACGGGTATTAACTAGCTCTACCAAGGGATTAGGCGTTAGATAGATTCCTCCCTGATCATGAAATCCTGCTTGATATTATTCCATCTCGCTCCGTCGATTGTGCAAACTTCACATGGTGCCTGACACCAAGTGTAAAAATCGGTTCTATTTTACGACATCTGAAGTTGCTCACGTAGCACCTTAGATTATCGAAACTCTCATTTAGTTTTCGAATCTCTCGAAATCAAGGTCTATTTTCTAGCAATATTGCATAAACTGCATAGAGAAAACTGATAATGCGAGTATCCTCTACAAATCGAATCAGAAAACAAAAATGGAGGCGTCAACTTTATGCGGCATTTAATAATCATTGGAGCAATCTTATCTAGTGTCATTCTCTTTATTCCAACGATGCTTGTTCTTGCATTTCAAGGCAATGAAACAGAGGAAATTGTGACTTCTGCAGCTGTTCAAACGGCAAACACTACTTTTACCGAGGT harbors:
- the murA gene encoding UDP-N-acetylglucosamine 1-carboxyvinyltransferase, translating into MEKIIIQGGKRLTGTVKVAGAKNAVLPVITASILASHGRSHIFDVPALADVYTINQVLTNLNIDVVFENGKIEVDADKILKTEAPFEFVSKMRASFLVMGPLLARAGRARIALPGGCAIGSRPIDQHLKGFEAMGAVVEIGNGFIDAKVDGRLKGAKIYLDFPSVGATENIMMAATLAVGTTVIENAAEEPEIVCLANYLNTMGAKVRGAGTGTLRIEGVERLIGASHTIIPDRIEAGTFMVAAAITGGNVLVEGALSEHLRPLIAKMEEMGVTIIDEENGIRVIGPKKLKAIDIKTMPHPGFPTDLQAQMMSLLLRAEGTSMITETVFENRFMHVEELRRMNANIKIEGRTAIITGPVRLQGAEVSATDLRAGAAVIIAGLVAEGRTRVDELKHIDRGYVDFTQKLKNLGANIERIYEIDRSQLDNLQAPSPLQLNRVLGG